A single window of Candidatus Hydrogenedens sp. DNA harbors:
- a CDS encoding Gfo/Idh/MocA family oxidoreductase produces MKKDNMTRRAFLTVSTCTAMGAVFAQKKPNTAKVVPGKRSPNELLNLAGIGIGGKGREDILSCSRENIVALCDVDLDYASETIKRVPNAKVYQDFKKMFDEMGKEIDAVTISTPDHSHATIAYTAMKLGKHVYVQKPMTHTIAEAKLLRKTAQEMKVATQMGNQGHSGIGAREVCEMIWTGAIGDVKEAHIWTDRPRDGWGQGTPNPLPEEPIPPSMDWNLWIGPAPMRPYNHGYAPHNWRGWIDFGCGSLGDMGCHIMDPAFWALKLDKAKEVTIEIVGAEGRNSQTYPVWSIVKYHFSEREGMGPVDVYWYDKGNKPKRPADIPEDEPLGDGDNGSLFIGTKGYLTAGEYGGKARLLPESRMNDYKKPDPILPRVSGSNHYRNWLEACKGGEPACSNFDYAGPLTEVVLLGCIAQRLGRKIVYNMAEGKFVGDDEANAMISKPYREGWQLPV; encoded by the coding sequence ATGAAGAAAGATAATATGACACGGCGTGCTTTTTTGACGGTGAGCACATGTACGGCGATGGGTGCAGTATTTGCACAGAAGAAACCGAACACAGCGAAAGTTGTTCCTGGTAAACGTTCCCCGAATGAATTATTGAATTTGGCGGGTATTGGTATAGGTGGGAAAGGTAGAGAGGATATTCTTTCCTGTTCGCGAGAGAATATTGTGGCATTGTGTGATGTTGACCTTGATTATGCCAGTGAAACAATTAAGCGTGTTCCGAATGCAAAAGTTTACCAAGATTTCAAGAAGATGTTTGATGAGATGGGTAAAGAAATAGATGCGGTAACGATTTCTACTCCAGACCATTCCCATGCAACGATTGCTTATACTGCAATGAAATTAGGGAAGCATGTGTATGTGCAGAAGCCTATGACGCATACGATTGCTGAGGCGAAGCTTCTTCGGAAAACGGCACAGGAGATGAAGGTGGCGACACAAATGGGTAATCAGGGACATTCTGGCATCGGTGCTCGTGAGGTGTGCGAGATGATTTGGACAGGGGCTATAGGTGATGTTAAGGAGGCACACATTTGGACAGACCGTCCGAGGGATGGATGGGGTCAAGGGACTCCGAATCCATTGCCTGAAGAGCCAATTCCCCCGTCTATGGATTGGAATTTGTGGATAGGGCCTGCTCCTATGCGTCCATATAATCATGGGTATGCACCTCACAATTGGCGGGGTTGGATAGATTTTGGTTGTGGTTCACTTGGCGATATGGGGTGTCATATTATGGACCCTGCGTTCTGGGCATTAAAGTTAGACAAGGCTAAGGAAGTTACTATCGAAATTGTTGGTGCGGAAGGACGTAATTCTCAGACCTATCCTGTTTGGTCTATTGTAAAATATCATTTTTCTGAACGGGAAGGGATGGGACCTGTGGATGTTTATTGGTACGATAAGGGAAATAAACCGAAACGTCCCGCTGATATTCCAGAAGACGAACCTTTAGGTGATGGTGATAATGGGTCTTTATTTATCGGTACCAAGGGGTATTTAACTGCGGGTGAATATGGTGGGAAGGCAAGATTACTACCTGAGTCGCGTATGAATGATTATAAGAAACCTGACCCAATTCTTCCTCGTGTTAGTGGTTCTAATCATTATCGCAATTGGTTGGAAGCGTGCAAAGGAGGAGAGCCTGCTTGCTCAAACTTTGACTATGCTGGACCACTTACAGAAGTGGTGCTTTTGGGTTGTATTGCCCAACGGTTGGGACGGAAAATAGTCTATAATATGGCGGAAGGGAAGTTTGTTGGCGACGATGAAGCCAATGCTATGATAAGTAAGCCATATCGTGAAGGATGGCAATTACCTGTGTAA
- a CDS encoding DUF1559 domain-containing protein, protein MLRHAKGFTLIELLVVIAIIGILAAILLPALARAREAARRSSCQNNLKQWGLVFKMYSGESKGERYPTVLVRDGSLPIFRDCDSADTTLQPYGSIFIAIGPDPTTLYPEYLTDPAIFFCPSDAQSSIKDITNDATGETTAGWLCTDASYGAAAVDESYMYLGWVIDRGESTDNPMTFGPLPPYLPTAVTGPAQLVEFATRAFLPVYANPSEWPKYIDKDIDVNPPNGNGGGSIVYRLREGIERFLITDINNPSATSQAQSSVWIMLDHVSTNPSGFNHIPGGSNVLYMDGHVEFIRYVAEDPANPTGGSKAPVNAGIAQVIGLVYNWANS, encoded by the coding sequence ATGTTAAGGCATGCAAAAGGTTTTACGTTAATTGAATTGTTAGTGGTTATTGCCATTATCGGTATTCTTGCAGCAATATTATTACCAGCATTAGCCCGTGCAAGGGAAGCTGCCCGTCGTTCCAGTTGCCAGAACAACCTCAAACAATGGGGATTGGTATTCAAAATGTATTCAGGTGAATCTAAAGGTGAACGTTATCCTACAGTTCTGGTTCGCGATGGTTCATTACCTATATTCCGTGATTGTGATTCCGCAGACACAACACTTCAACCGTATGGGTCAATCTTCATTGCTATTGGACCAGACCCAACTACATTGTATCCAGAATATCTGACCGACCCCGCTATATTCTTCTGCCCATCGGATGCACAAAGCTCAATCAAAGACATCACCAATGATGCCACAGGTGAAACCACTGCTGGCTGGCTCTGCACAGATGCAAGTTATGGTGCTGCAGCTGTAGATGAAAGTTATATGTATTTAGGCTGGGTCATTGACCGTGGCGAGTCCACAGATAATCCCATGACTTTCGGTCCATTACCCCCATATCTACCAACCGCGGTAACAGGTCCCGCCCAGTTAGTAGAGTTCGCAACACGTGCATTCCTTCCTGTTTACGCGAATCCTTCCGAATGGCCAAAATACATAGACAAGGATATTGATGTAAACCCTCCAAATGGAAATGGTGGTGGAAGCATCGTTTACCGATTACGCGAAGGTATCGAACGCTTTTTAATTACAGATATTAACAATCCTTCTGCAACATCGCAGGCACAGAGTTCCGTTTGGATTATGCTTGACCATGTTTCAACCAATCCCTCTGGATTCAATCACATCCCTGGTGGGTCAAATGTCCTCTACATGGATGGCCACGTAGAATTTATTCGTTACGTAGCAGAGGACCCAGCTAACCCAACAGGTGGAAGTAAAGCACCTGTAAATGCAGGCATAGCCCAAGTAATAGGACTGGTCTATAATTGGGCAAACTCATAA
- a CDS encoding peptidylprolyl isomerase: MHQKALYIILLLILTIGSYAQAPDLSRMDIVEKSVPDGPVALVLGTPISREEFLSRYHLELLEYIATTGKKNPSDEERVKLAIRCITTLAEREILYQEALKRKCIASEDEVKKAINEQLKDIQDNARSAGKNPPTLEEYLKIRGETLETLRERTRKNIILEKMKQALANEKKITVSDNEVKSFYENNQQLFMKPSRVHLQQIFKQPKPNAKTATETAWEETKKEVEKALARIRAGESFEAVARSMSESPDREKGGDMGWLPDEALPPFLKEVLPSMKPEDLSPVLKSNMGYHLFKLLEREIEEKVDFETVKDKIKQIILEQKLDEEIYNFCNPYLNDPEKSKFFIAFDSILKRIIESETKKVPEPKPAPTKTTPKKKSK; this comes from the coding sequence ATGCATCAAAAAGCTCTATATATTATACTGCTTTTAATCTTAACTATCGGCTCATATGCACAAGCACCCGATTTGTCGCGTATGGATATTGTAGAAAAGTCTGTCCCTGACGGTCCAGTGGCTTTGGTACTTGGTACCCCTATCTCACGTGAAGAATTCCTCTCAAGGTATCATTTAGAATTGCTTGAATACATCGCCACTACTGGCAAAAAGAACCCTTCTGACGAAGAACGAGTCAAACTCGCTATCCGATGTATTACTACACTTGCAGAACGGGAAATCCTATACCAAGAGGCGTTAAAACGAAAATGTATTGCATCTGAAGATGAAGTAAAAAAAGCCATAAATGAACAATTAAAAGACATTCAGGATAATGCTCGTTCTGCGGGTAAAAATCCACCTACCCTTGAAGAGTATTTAAAAATTCGTGGGGAAACATTAGAAACCCTTCGTGAACGAACACGAAAAAATATCATTTTAGAAAAAATGAAACAAGCCCTCGCAAATGAGAAAAAAATAACTGTTTCTGATAACGAGGTTAAGTCATTCTATGAAAATAATCAACAGTTATTTATGAAACCATCCCGAGTTCACCTACAACAAATTTTCAAACAACCAAAGCCAAATGCAAAAACCGCTACAGAAACCGCTTGGGAGGAGACAAAAAAGGAAGTAGAAAAGGCACTCGCTCGGATTCGTGCTGGCGAAAGTTTCGAGGCAGTGGCAAGGTCAATGTCAGAATCACCAGACCGTGAAAAAGGAGGCGATATGGGCTGGCTTCCCGATGAAGCCCTACCGCCATTCTTAAAAGAAGTATTACCCTCAATGAAACCCGAAGACTTAAGTCCAGTATTAAAAAGCAATATGGGATACCACTTATTCAAATTATTAGAACGCGAAATAGAAGAAAAGGTTGATTTTGAAACTGTAAAAGACAAAATAAAACAAATTATCTTAGAACAGAAACTCGATGAAGAGATTTACAACTTTTGCAATCCTTACCTTAATGACCCAGAAAAATCAAAGTTTTTTATTGCCTTCGATTCCATTCTAAAAAGAATAATCGAATCTGAGACAAAAAAAGTACCCGAACCAAAACCAGCCCCAACTAAGACAACACCAAAGAAAAAAAGCAAGTAA
- the coaD gene encoding pantetheine-phosphate adenylyltransferase, whose product MAERIALYPGSFDPPTLGHFDLIHRARRIFDRVVVAVAINEAKTALFTVEERMKMLEEEMNHEQGIEITSFSGLSVEFARKCGAQALIRGLRVVSDFEFELSLAINNQKLDPGIDTVCLMPSEPFLFLSSRQVKEIVRFGGSVSHYVSPKIEKKLREKLLNK is encoded by the coding sequence ATGGCTGAACGAATTGCACTGTACCCTGGTAGTTTTGACCCACCAACATTGGGACACTTCGATTTAATACATCGAGCCAGACGGATTTTTGACCGTGTCGTTGTCGCGGTTGCTATTAATGAGGCAAAGACCGCTCTATTTACAGTTGAGGAACGGATGAAAATGTTGGAAGAAGAAATGAATCATGAACAGGGGATTGAGATTACCAGTTTTTCAGGGTTATCTGTTGAATTTGCAAGGAAATGTGGTGCACAGGCACTGATCCGAGGGTTAAGGGTTGTTTCCGATTTCGAGTTTGAATTAAGTTTGGCTATTAATAATCAGAAATTGGATCCGGGCATTGATACTGTATGTCTAATGCCAAGTGAACCATTCCTGTTTTTAAGCTCACGTCAAGTTAAAGAGATAGTTCGTTTTGGCGGTAGTGTCTCACACTATGTTTCTCCAAAAATTGAGAAGAAATTACGAGAAAAACTTTTAAATAAGTAA
- a CDS encoding cytochrome c biogenesis protein ResB encodes MKGFLRFLGSYKLSVVILFFLMVIVFFGTLAQTEHGIYEIQKKYFESIFVLHWLGNYIPLPLPGGGLLMVLLLLNLFVGGVLLAPKSIKKPGMLIAHGGVILLILGGFWGEFWGDYGQITLFEGETKSTFEDTRRWEIYIWKLDKERKTPLTEWIIPQEQFSKIHGAMRRRFFSKELLFEITLMRFMKNARPRFAVPGVEQGIQGVLLESAPSEREEELNFAGIYVEVSAREQHHLGILWGGEKQPWVFEIGDELYSMGIRHQRMELPFSVRLEKFIKEFYPKTNKPRFFASEVVYSTGGWEQRTVIRMNEPLRFQGFTLYQASWGTVNDNSTSPVYSVLAVTKNPAEQVPLYSCIIVSIGLLLHFSQKLIRFLKSSRGAHEVS; translated from the coding sequence ATGAAAGGATTTCTCCGATTTTTAGGGTCGTATAAATTATCGGTTGTGATACTTTTCTTTCTGATGGTGATTGTATTTTTTGGGACTCTGGCTCAAACGGAGCATGGTATTTACGAGATTCAAAAGAAATATTTTGAGTCTATTTTCGTATTGCACTGGCTGGGTAATTATATACCTCTTCCTTTACCTGGGGGAGGTCTGCTGATGGTGCTTTTGTTGTTGAATTTATTTGTAGGTGGAGTCCTATTAGCCCCGAAAAGTATTAAAAAGCCAGGGATGCTCATTGCCCATGGGGGTGTTATTTTACTTATTCTTGGTGGTTTTTGGGGTGAGTTCTGGGGGGATTATGGTCAAATAACTTTGTTTGAAGGTGAGACAAAAAGTACATTTGAGGACACAAGGAGATGGGAAATTTATATCTGGAAATTGGATAAGGAAAGGAAGACGCCTCTTACCGAGTGGATTATTCCACAAGAACAGTTTTCCAAGATACACGGTGCTATGCGTAGAAGGTTTTTTTCAAAAGAATTACTATTTGAGATAACATTAATGCGTTTCATGAAAAATGCCAGACCTCGATTTGCTGTTCCTGGTGTAGAACAGGGTATTCAGGGGGTTCTGTTAGAGTCTGCACCTTCGGAACGGGAAGAAGAATTAAATTTTGCGGGCATCTATGTAGAAGTTTCTGCCAGGGAACAACATCATTTGGGTATACTCTGGGGAGGTGAGAAACAGCCATGGGTTTTTGAGATAGGGGATGAATTGTATTCAATGGGGATACGACACCAAAGAATGGAACTACCATTTTCTGTAAGATTAGAAAAATTTATTAAAGAATTTTATCCGAAAACTAATAAACCGCGATTCTTTGCAAGTGAGGTGGTGTATTCTACTGGGGGTTGGGAACAGAGAACCGTAATACGGATGAATGAGCCGTTACGTTTTCAAGGTTTTACATTGTATCAAGCGTCCTGGGGAACAGTGAATGATAATTCTACCTCACCTGTTTATTCTGTTCTTGCAGTAACTAAGAACCCTGCAGAGCAGGTTCCTCTATATTCATGTATCATTGTTTCTATAGGTTTATTATTACATTTTTCCCAAAAATTAATAAGATTTTTGAAAAGTTCGAGAGGAGCACACGAAGTTTCATGA
- a CDS encoding ComF family protein: MPIQKLKDIIPNIFSDHDWLIAWKNILLPSYCINCNSRLITEENPFYCPACWATLPRIERPFCSLCGTPHPTAIGFGTRSNFPCKKCRTQPNRYIETIQSPLQYKGIARDAILKFKFNKKRSMAEPLGAVLREWIETEMADEHFDLIIPVPLHPFRLQRRGFNQSLLLAEQIINTFEGAKLSETLIRIRPTITQTILPVNERKKNVHGAFQVRDPNEIKGKKILLIDDIVTTTTTVTECARILKKNGATSVNVLSIARTSHLPDINDLLEPTI, from the coding sequence ATGCCCATACAAAAATTAAAAGACATTATACCAAACATATTTTCAGACCATGATTGGCTAATTGCATGGAAAAACATCCTCTTACCTTCCTATTGCATTAATTGCAACAGCCGTTTAATAACAGAAGAAAATCCATTCTACTGCCCTGCATGTTGGGCAACCCTACCCCGTATTGAAAGACCCTTCTGTTCACTTTGCGGGACTCCTCACCCTACAGCTATAGGTTTCGGGACACGCTCCAACTTCCCTTGCAAAAAATGTAGAACTCAACCAAATCGGTATATTGAAACCATACAAAGCCCCCTTCAATACAAAGGCATTGCCCGTGATGCAATCCTTAAATTCAAATTTAATAAGAAACGCTCCATGGCAGAACCATTAGGAGCAGTGCTCCGTGAATGGATTGAAACAGAAATGGCAGACGAACATTTCGATTTAATTATCCCCGTCCCCTTACACCCATTTCGGCTACAACGAAGAGGCTTCAACCAATCCCTATTACTTGCAGAACAAATAATAAACACCTTTGAAGGAGCCAAACTATCCGAAACCCTGATTCGTATCCGTCCTACAATAACACAAACCATACTCCCCGTTAATGAACGAAAGAAAAACGTTCACGGTGCCTTTCAAGTACGAGACCCCAACGAAATAAAAGGGAAAAAAATACTACTTATCGACGACATCGTTACAACAACTACCACTGTAACTGAGTGTGCTCGCATACTAAAAAAGAATGGTGCCACCTCCGTCAACGTACTGTCCATAGCACGAACCTCCCACCTACCCGACATCAACGACTTATTAGAACCCACCATATAA
- a CDS encoding SDR family oxidoreductase, with amino-acid sequence MILITGGAGYIGAVAVRELLNHGFAVRVIDKFLFGSEGLEDVANRIECIQGDLNNFDPAWLEDINGVIHLAGLSNDPMAEFNPEANKKLNTEATAILGEHCKRKGIKRFIFASSCSIYDRGLLAEDIIQDEETAVEPRAAYAVSKYQAEQELSKLAGPDFCPTMLRQGTVYGWSPRMRYDLVVNTFVKSAFDKGMLTVHCGGEMWRPLIDVTDIARAYVACLQADLNIVANQIFNLSYKNYRILELAHWVRKVFREFGKNIEIEVEYGSTRGRSYRISTKKTEHILGFRPLVSVEESIRNMVNKIQSGINADFNNPKYYNIQWIELLCQAESIIRKTGSII; translated from the coding sequence ATGATACTAATAACAGGTGGTGCAGGCTATATCGGTGCTGTTGCTGTTCGTGAACTATTAAATCATGGCTTTGCAGTAAGAGTAATTGACAAGTTCCTATTCGGTTCAGAAGGGTTAGAAGATGTAGCAAACCGCATCGAATGTATTCAAGGCGATTTAAATAATTTTGACCCAGCATGGTTGGAAGACATAAATGGAGTGATTCATCTCGCAGGACTGAGTAATGACCCTATGGCTGAATTCAATCCAGAAGCCAACAAAAAACTCAATACCGAAGCAACTGCCATCCTCGGAGAACATTGCAAAAGAAAAGGAATAAAACGATTCATATTTGCATCCAGTTGCTCCATTTATGACCGCGGTCTCTTAGCAGAAGATATCATTCAAGATGAGGAAACCGCCGTAGAACCTCGGGCCGCTTATGCAGTGAGCAAATACCAGGCAGAACAAGAATTAAGTAAATTAGCAGGACCTGATTTTTGCCCAACAATGCTTCGTCAAGGCACCGTATACGGATGGAGCCCACGAATGCGTTATGACCTCGTCGTTAACACCTTCGTAAAATCAGCCTTCGACAAAGGAATGCTCACTGTCCATTGTGGTGGAGAAATGTGGCGACCCCTCATCGATGTAACAGACATAGCCCGCGCCTACGTCGCTTGCTTACAAGCAGACCTAAACATCGTTGCTAACCAGATTTTTAATCTTTCCTATAAAAATTACCGTATCCTGGAATTAGCCCATTGGGTTCGCAAAGTTTTCCGTGAGTTTGGAAAAAATATAGAAATCGAAGTAGAATATGGCTCCACTCGGGGTCGGAGTTATCGCATATCCACAAAAAAAACAGAGCACATTTTGGGATTCCGCCCATTAGTAAGTGTCGAAGAATCCATACGAAATATGGTCAATAAAATCCAAAGCGGAATAAATGCCGATTTTAATAACCCCAAATATTATAATATCCAATGGATTGAACTGCTCTGTCAGGCAGAATCCATCATCCGAAAAACTGGCTCTATCATATAA
- a CDS encoding M23 family metallopeptidase, with protein sequence MNRFIFVFTYIFFLSLHLSATNSYTPPLKGDLLATSSFGEYRDGRFHMGVDFRAEIGTPVYAIDNGYVVRMRCGPWGYGRVLYIQFNSGIIGIYAHLSKFGEPYQSYLYKLQHQKKSFTIDEEIRENELPVQKGALIAYAGYSGTKFPHLHFELRKKDGITCINPWEYGFQWLDQNSPQISSILFVPGTTNTRINGRCLPIEFPINNQKQTPITIHAKGKLGLAINTIDPESGTCKLGPYRITLRTSNSILSVIEQNILDYNTYRDAKVVFYPYISNPIYWILWRWQGNQAPNYQHVRKDWLDIDSDEHLQIEVEDFYGRKATVPLYISEITSNTTNKTSPEPKTKSGVFVHYLPELITIEIVLPTNKIDTEPTILCLLDTEEQPITLKPFRCNDTVYELPWSPPHSGKWTFKVTHPLLPPWEKTIYAIKEQQPIKTIATQDLKISISPKSPYGTLWLSLSNASVSNLPKGMVLSSKIWKLEPVEAPIAEPIKIELNINDSITPKQRIHLYRKTGSSWTRVESKQNGEFVSASISNWGIYALFRDDTPPQIKDISITNGSKITSPKPPISCSISDIGSGIAKAEMFCDDHWLLAEYDGPRGTLRWEQDENLPNGSHQITIALTDYAGLTKKESITINVP encoded by the coding sequence ATGAATCGGTTTATTTTCGTGTTTACATATATCTTCTTTTTATCTCTTCATCTATCTGCAACCAACTCCTATACCCCTCCACTAAAAGGTGATTTATTAGCCACCTCCTCTTTCGGTGAGTACCGTGATGGACGTTTTCACATGGGCGTTGATTTCCGTGCTGAAATTGGAACCCCAGTATATGCAATAGACAATGGTTATGTTGTTCGAATGCGATGTGGACCATGGGGATATGGTCGTGTATTATATATCCAATTCAACTCCGGAATTATCGGCATTTATGCACACCTCAGCAAATTCGGAGAACCCTATCAATCTTACCTGTACAAACTACAACATCAGAAAAAGTCATTTACTATTGATGAAGAAATCCGAGAAAATGAACTACCAGTTCAAAAAGGGGCACTTATTGCCTATGCCGGTTATTCCGGAACAAAATTCCCTCACCTACACTTTGAACTCAGGAAAAAAGATGGTATCACATGTATCAACCCGTGGGAATACGGTTTCCAATGGCTCGACCAAAACAGTCCACAAATTTCATCTATCCTATTTGTCCCTGGAACCACCAACACACGCATCAATGGCCGATGTCTGCCAATAGAATTCCCCATTAATAATCAAAAACAAACCCCTATCACGATTCATGCAAAAGGGAAATTAGGCTTAGCAATCAATACTATAGACCCCGAATCCGGGACTTGTAAATTAGGTCCTTATCGTATCACGCTAAGAACATCCAACTCCATCCTCTCCGTTATTGAACAAAATATACTGGACTATAACACCTATCGGGATGCAAAGGTGGTTTTCTATCCATATATATCAAACCCTATTTATTGGATATTATGGCGATGGCAGGGCAATCAAGCACCAAATTATCAACATGTCAGAAAGGACTGGCTTGATATTGACTCTGACGAACATTTGCAAATTGAAGTTGAAGACTTCTATGGCAGAAAAGCAACAGTCCCTCTTTACATATCTGAAATAACATCTAATACAACAAACAAAACAAGTCCAGAGCCCAAAACAAAATCCGGTGTCTTTGTGCATTATTTGCCTGAACTTATTACGATTGAAATTGTGCTCCCAACAAATAAAATAGATACAGAACCGACTATTCTATGCCTGCTTGACACCGAAGAGCAACCTATCACATTAAAACCATTTCGATGCAACGATACTGTCTATGAACTACCATGGTCTCCCCCTCATTCTGGAAAATGGACGTTCAAAGTAACTCATCCATTACTACCACCATGGGAAAAAACAATATATGCTATCAAAGAACAACAACCGATAAAGACCATCGCTACCCAAGACCTAAAAATAAGTATAAGCCCAAAATCACCTTATGGAACTCTTTGGCTTTCTTTATCAAATGCCTCTGTGTCCAACTTACCTAAGGGCATGGTGCTCTCATCAAAAATATGGAAATTGGAACCTGTTGAAGCACCTATTGCAGAGCCAATAAAAATAGAGTTGAATATAAATGATAGTATCACACCAAAACAACGAATACACCTATATCGCAAAACAGGCTCCTCATGGACAAGAGTAGAATCCAAACAAAATGGAGAATTCGTCAGCGCATCTATATCAAACTGGGGCATATATGCTCTTTTTCGAGATGACACACCACCACAAATAAAAGATATTTCAATCACAAATGGGTCAAAAATAACCTCACCCAAACCACCCATTTCCTGCTCCATCTCCGATATCGGTAGTGGTATTGCCAAAGCAGAAATGTTCTGTGATGACCATTGGCTACTCGCAGAATATGATGGACCTCGTGGAACACTACGTTGGGAACAAGACGAAAATTTACCTAACGGTTCTCATCAAATTACAATCGCTTTAACAGACTATGCAGGCTTAACAAAAAAGGAATCCATCACAATCAATGTGCCATAA